Genomic DNA from Streptomyces sp. NBC_01571:
CTCGATGTCGTGCGTGACGAACAGCACCGTCTTGCGCACCGACTCCTGCATCCGCAGGAACTCGTCCTGCAACTGCTCGCGGACCACCGGGTCGACGGCCCCGAAGGGCTCGTCCATCAGCAGTACGGGCGGGTCCGCCGCGAGCGCCCGTGCCACACCGACCCGCTGGCGCTGACCGCCCGACAACTGGTCCGGATAGCGGGATCCGTACGTCTTCGGGTCCAGGCCCACCAGGTCGAGCAGCTCGGCGGCGCGGGCCCGGGCCTTCGCTCTCTTCCAGCCGACCAGCGTCGGAACCGTCGCCGTGTTGTCGAGGACGGTCCGGTGCGGGAACAGGCCCACCTGCTGGATGACATAGCCGATCCGCCGGCGCAGCCGGACCGGGTCGACCGTGGCGACGTCCTCACCGTTCACGAGGATCCGGCCCGAGGTCGGTTCGATCAGCCGGTTCACCATCATCATGGTGGTCGTCTTGCCGCAGCCCGACGGGCCGACGAGCGTGACGAGTTCGCCCTCCGCGACCTCGAACGAGAGGCCGTCCACGGCCGTCGTGCCGTCCGGATAGCGCTTGGTGACCTGTTCGAACCGGATCATTCCCTCACGCTATCCGCGCCCGTCACCCGCCGCTCACCAGCACCACCTCCAGGGTGCGGGGACCGTGCACCCCCTCGACCCGGTCGAGTTCGATGTCGCTGGTCGCCGACGGGCCGGAGATCCAGGTCAACGGGCGGGCCGGGTCGAGGCGCTCCAGCGCCTGGGGCACGGAGGAGACGACCTGCCCGGGAACACGGACGACACAGATGTGGTGGTCGGGGACCAGCGTGATGCGGCGACGGCCCTGGTCGGGGCCGCCGTCCAGGACCAGGGTGCCGGTCTCTGCGATCGCCACAGCGCACCCGGTGACCACGCTGTCGACCCGGTCCAGCTCGGCCGAGGTGTCCTCGGCCCGGTCCGGTACACGCGTGACCTCGGTCGCGGCCAGCCATGTCTCGTCGAGACCCGCCGGTACGACCACCGAGGCCGAGCCGTGCGCGGCGAGCAGCCCGGCGACGGTCGCCGCCAGTTCGCCGGCCGCGCAGCGGTGCACGATCGCCCGGTAGTCCGCCAGGTTCTCGGCCAGCAGATCCACCGTCTCCGCGACACTCCGGTCGCCGTGCTCGCGCAGATACCCGCGCGGCACGGCCTGCTCGTACGGCGTGTCGTCCCGCGGAACGTCGGCGAGCGCGCGCCGCACCCGCCCCAGGATCAGCTCCCTGCTGCTCACTTCGGCACGTCCTTTCCGCCTCGTGTCCGCTGCCACCAGTCGCGGAACGGCTCCGCGGGTACCGCCGGCAGGTCCCGGGTGTCGCTCCACGCCCGGCCGGGTCCGGGCAGCGTCCGTGGATGGAAACGGCGCGTCCGGGACGCCAGCCGCTGGCCGGTGCGCAGCGCGCCGGGGTGGCCGAACGCCCAGCGTGCCGCCCGCATGGCGGCCCGCTCGGCGGCGTGCCCCTTCGCGGGCTTGAGGACGACCTTGTTGCCCTTCCGCGTCACCTGGCCGCCCTCGGCGATCCGCTCGCGCAGATGGACGAGGACCTCCGGGATGTCGATGGCGACCGGGCAGACGTCGTAGCAGGCGCCGCACAGCGAGGAGGCGTACGGCAGGGAGGCGTCGATCTCGCTCTCGGTGCCCCGGAGCTGGGGGCTGAGGATCGCGCCGATCGGGCCGGGGTAGACCGAGCCGTAGGCGTGCCCGCCGGCCCGCTCGTACACCGGGCAGACGTTGAGACACGCCGAACAGCGGATGCAGCGCAGCGCCTGGCGGCCGACCTCGTCGGCGAGCGTGTCGGTGCGGCCGTTGTCGATCAGGACCAGGTGGAAGGTCCGGGGACCGTCCGCCGTGTCGGAGTCCGTGGTGCCCGTCCACATCGAGGTGTACGGGTTCATGCGCTCGGCGGTCGAGGAGCGGGGCAGGGTCTGCAGGAAGACCTCCAGGTCCTGCCAGGTCGGCACGGTCTTCTCGATCCCGACGACCGAGATCAGTGTCTCGGGCAGCGTCAGGCACATCCGGCCGTTGCCCTCGGACTCCACCACCATCATCGTGCCGGTCTCGGCGACCATGAAGTTGGCGCCGGAGACACCGACCTTGGCGCGCAGGAACTTCTCGCGCAGATGCAGCCGGGCGGCCTCGGCGAGTTCGGCGGGCGTGTCGGTGAGGCCCTCGGGCGCCGGGCGGCCCCACTCGCTCATCTCGCGGGCGAAGATGTCGCGGATCTCGCCGCGGTTGCGGTGGATCGCGGGGACCAGGATGTGCGAGGGCCGGTCCTTGCCCAACTGCACGATGAGCTCGGCGAGATCGGTCTCGTAGGCGCGGATGCCCGCCGCTTCCAGGGCTTCGTTGAGACCGATCTCCTGGGTGGCCATCGACTTGACCTTGACGACTTCGCTCTCACCGGTCGCCCTGACCAGCTCGACGACGATCCGGTTGGCCTCGTCGGCATCGGCGGCCCAGTGCACGACGCCGCCGGCCGCGGTGACCGACTCCTCCAACTGGACGAGATAGCGGTCGAGATGACGGAGTGTGTGGTCCTTGATCTGTTTGCCGGCCTCGCGCAGGGCCGCCCAGTCGTCGAGTTCGGAGACGGCGACGGCGCGCTTGGCGCGGATCGTGTGGGTCGCGTGGCGCAGATTCGCGCGCAGGGTGGGGTTGTTGACCGCCTCGTGGGCGGCCTCGGGGAAGGCCGGCATGCCGACGAAGGTGCCACTCATGCGCTCGGCTCTCCTTCCGTGCTCGCCAGGATCTCCGCGATGTGGACCGGCCGCATGTCCGTGCTCAGCCGGGTCATCGTGCCGCCGATGTGCATCAGACAGGAGTTGTCGGCGGCGCAGAGCACGTCCGCGCCCGTCGCCTCGGCGTTGCGTACCTTGTCGGCGCCCATCGCGGCCGAGACGTCGGGGTTCTTGACGGCGAAGGTGCCGCCGAAGCCGCAGCACTCGTCGGCGCCGGGCAGCTCGCGCAGCTCGAGTCCCCTGACGGCCTGGAGCAGCCGGCGCGGCCGGTCGCCGAGCCCCAGACTGCGCAGCCCGTGGCAGGTGGGGTGGTAGGTGACGGTGTGCGGGTAGTACGCGCCCACGTCCGTCACCCCGAGCACGTCCACCAGGAACTCGGTGAGCTCGTACGTCTTGGGAACGACCGGGGCGAGCGTGGCCGCGAGGGTGTCGCCGCGGCCTTCGGCCCGTGCCCGCTCGCCCATCCGTGGATAGAGCTCCCGCACCATCGCGCCGCACGACCCGGAGGGCGTCACGATCGCCTCGTACTCAGCGAAGACATCGGAGAAATGCCGGGCCAGTGGTTCGGCCTGATGCCGGTATCCGGTGTTGTAGTGCGCCTGTCCGCAACAGGTCTGGGCCATCGGGAAGTCGACCTCTACGCCCAGCCTGGTCAGCAGTTTCACCACGGCGCGGCCGGTGTCCGGATAGAGCGTGTCGTTGACACAGGTCAGGAACAGAGCGACGCGCATCGCGGCTCCTAGGGATCGATCATCGGATGAGTGCAGAGTACGCGGCGGGCGGGCGCAAGGGGAGTCCCCGCTCGGGGAGCCGGGTCGGTCCCCGCTCACGGACGGACGAGCCGGTCCTGCGCGGCGCGCCAGACGGCCGCGTCGCCCCGGGGCTCGTACCGCCGCAACGGCTGCGTACGGGCGAGGAGCCCCCGCATCGACGTACGGTCGCCGACCAGGCCCTGGGCCCTGGCCTGGACGAGGACGTTGCCGAGTGCGGCCGCCTCCGCCGGGCCCGCCACCACCGGCAGCCCGCAGGCGTCGGCGGTCAGCTGGCAGAGCAGTTCGTTGCGGGTGCCGCCGCCGACGATGTGCACGACGTCGACCGGGTGGTCGGCGAGCTCCTGCGCCTCGGCGACGGCCCGGCGGTGGGCTAGCGCGAGGGAGTCGAGGATGCAGCGGGTGGTCTCGGCACGGGAGCCGGGCACGGGCTGCCCTGACGCCCGGCAGGCGTCGGCGATCCGGGCCGGCATCCGGCCGGGGGCGAGGAAGGCGGCGTCGCCCGCGTCCACGACCGATCGCAGCGCCGGGACCTCGGCGGCGGCCCGCAGCAGTTCGCCCAGGTCGGGGTGGTCCCACTCGCGCAGGCACTCCTGGAGCAGCCACAGTCCCATGATGTTGCGCAGATAGCGGACCGTGCCGTCCACGCCCAGCTCGTTGGTGAAGTTGGCCGCCCGGCTCGCCTCCGTGAGGACCGGCGCGGCCAGCTCCAGGCCCGCCAGGGACCAGGTGCCGGTGCAGATGTAGGCGAAGCGTTCGCCGACGGCGGGGACGGCGGCCACCGCGGAGGCGGTGTCGTGCGAGGCGACGGTCGTCACCGGGACCGGGCCGGTCAGTCCCGTCTCCTCCAGCACCCGGGGCGTCAGGAGGCCGGCCGGGTCGCCCGGCCGGCGCAGCGGCGCGAACAGCTTCAGGTCGATGCCGAGCCGCCCCGCGAGGTCGTTCGCCCACCCGCGCGTCCTCGGGTCGATCAGCTGGGTGGTGGAGGCGTTGGTCAGCTCCGTGCCCGCCTCGCCCGTCAGCCAGTAGGCCAGTAGGTCGGGGATGAGCAGAAGCCTCTCGGCGTGCGCGAGTTGGGCCGTCGAGAGGGCCGCGGTGAGCTGGTAGAGCGTGTTGAACGGGGCGTACTGGAGCCCGGTCGCCGCGTACAGTTCGGCGGCGGGCACGGTGGCCCACACCTGCTCCGCGACGCCCTCGGTGCGGGTGTCGCGGTAGTGCACCGGGTTGCCGAGCAGCGTCCCGTCGGCGTCCAGCAGCCCGTAGTCGACGGCCCAGCTGTCGATGCCGACGGAGTCGACCTGACCGGCGGCGCGCAGTCCGTCGAGCACTCCCGCGTACAGCGCGAGCACGTCCCAGCGCAGCCCCTCGGGGACCCGCACCGGCCGGTTCGGGAAGCGGTGGGCCTCGGTGAGGTCCAGGGTTTCGGGGCCGACGCGGCCGACCATGACGCGCCCGCTGGACGCGCCGAGGTCGACCGCGGCGAAGGTCTTGTGGTGCCCGTTCATCGCAGGAATGCCGCCGCGACGCCGGCGTCGACCGGGACGTGCAGACCGGTGGTGTGCGTGAGGTCTCCGCCGGTCAGCGCGAACACCGCGTTCGCGACGTGCTCGGGCAGCACCTCCCGCTTGAGGATGGTCCGCTGGGCGTAGAACTCGCCGAGCTTCTCCTCCTCGATCCCGTACGTGGCCGCGCGCTGGGCGCCCCAGCCGCCCGCGAAGATGCCCGACCCGCGCACCACCCCGTCCGGGTTGACGCCGTTGACACGGATGCCGTGCTCGCCCAACTCGGCCGCCAGCAGCCGGACCTGATGGGCCTGGTCGGCCTTGGTCGCGGAGTAGGCGATGTTGTTCGGTCCGGCGAAGACCGAGTTCTTGGACGCGATGTAGACGATGTCGCCACCCAGCTCCTGCCGGATCATCACCCGGGCGGCCTCGCGGGAGACCAGGAAGGAGCCGCGGGCCATGATGTCGTGCTGGAGGTCCCAGTCCTTCGCGGTGGTCTCCAGGAGCGGCTTGGAGATGGAGATGCCCGCGTTGTTGACCACCAGGTCGACGCCCCCGAAGGCGAGCACCGCCGCCCGGAAGGCCTCGGCGATCTGCTCCTCGGAGGTCACGTCGACGGTGACGGCGACGGCCCTGTCGGGTCCGCCCAGCGCCGTGGCGACCTCGGCGGCGTTGGCCGCGTTCAGGTCGGCGACCACCACGCAGGCACCCTCGGCCACCAGCCGCTCGGCGATCGCCTTGCCGATACCGCTGCCCGCGCCGGTCACCAGCGCCACCCGGGTCGCGAGCGGCTTGGGCCTGGGCAGCCGCTGGAGCTTGGCCTCCTCCAGCGACCAGTACTCGATGCGGAACTTCTCCGACTCCTCGATGGGCGCGTACGTGGAGACGGCCTCGGCGCCCCGCATCACGTTGATCGCGTTGACGTAGAACTCGCCCGCGACGCGAGCGGTCTGCTTGTCCTTGCCGAAGGAGAACATGCCGACGCCGGGGATCAGCACGATCGCCGGGTCCGCGCCGCGCATCGCGGGGGAGTCGGCGTCGGCGTGCCGCGCGTAGTAGGCCGCGTACTCCTCGCGGTACTCGGCGTGCAGCTCCTTGAGACGGGCGATCGCCTCGGCCGGCTCGACGGTCGGCGGCAGGTCGAGGACGAGCGGCCTGACCTTGGTCCGGAGGAAGTGGTCGGGGCAGGAGGTGCCGAGCGCGGCGAGACGGGGGTGCTCGGCGCGCTCGAGGAAGTCGAGGACGACGTCGGAGTCGGTGAAGTGGCCGACCTGCGCGCGGTCCTGGGAGGCCAGGGCCCGGACGTACGGCGCGAGGGCCGCGGCGCGCGCGCGGCGCTCGGTCACGGGAAGGGCCGTGTAGCCCTCGACGGCCGGCCCGAAGGGCTCGGGCCTGCCGCGCTCGGCGAGGAACGCCTCGGCGGTCCTGATGATGTGCAGTGAGTTGCGTTCGCAGTCGTCGGCCGTGTCGCCCCAGGCGGTGATGCCGTGGCCGCCCAGGACACAGCCGATCGCGCGCGGGTTGGCCTCCTTGACGGCCGCGATGTCCAGGCCGAGCTGGAAGCCCGGCCGACGCCAGGGGACCCAGACCACGGTGTCCCCGAAACACTCGGCGGTCAGCTTCTCGCCGTCGGCCGCGCAGGCCAGCGCGATACCGGAGTCCGGGTGCAGGTGGTCGACGTGGGCGGCGTCCACCAGACCGTGCATCGCCGTGTCGATGGACGGGGCCGCGCCACCCTTGCCGTGCAGGCAGTAGTCGAACGCGGCGACCATCTCGTCCTCGCGCTCCACACCGGGGTAGACCTCCGTCATCGCCCGCAGCCGGTCCAGCCGCAGTACGGCGAGCCCGGACCCGGTCAGCGTGCCGAGGTCACCGCCCGACCCCTTCACCCACATCAGCTCGACGTCGCCGCCGGTCACGGGGTCGGTGTCGGTGCCCTTCGCGGAGGTGTTGCCGCCCGCGTAGTTGGTGTTGCGGGGGTCGGCGCCGAGCCGGTGCGACCGGGCCAGCAGAGCGGCGGCTTCGGGATGGGGTGCCATGTTCCTGGTCCTTAGAGAAAGAGGAGTGAAGAGAGAGGACGTACGAGTGCTGCGGCGCACCCGGCGGGTCCCGGGCGGCCGCACGGCCGGCGACCTGCCGGCCCCGGCCTGCCGCCGGGGTCACCCGGCGGACGCGACACGGCGGCTACGCCCCCCACCCGGCCTGCTGTCCGCCCACCCGCTCCGCGGCGATCTTCCCCGCCCACCCGGAACGGTGGTACGCGGCCACCGGGTCACCGTCCAGGCCGAGCTCCTCGCGGACCTCGCGCAGCAGCGGCCGTACGTCGGTGTTGTACGCGTCCATGATCACGGCGTTCGCGGCGAGCACGTCACCCTCGCGCTGGGCGGCAGCCAGCGCGTCCCGGTCCACGAGCAGCGCCTTGGCGGTGGCCTCCTGCACGTTCATCACCGAACGGATGATCGCGGGGATCTTCGCCTCGATGTTGTGGCACTGGTCCAGCATGAACGCCACGTCGGGGGTGAAGCCGCCGCCGCGGATCACCTCGTACATGATCCGGAAGAGCTGGAAGGGGTCGGCGGCGCCCACCATCAGGTCGTCGTCCGCGTAGAAGCGCGAGTTGAAGTCGAAGCCGCCGAGCTTTTGCTCACGCAGCAGCGTGGCGACGATGAACTCGATGTTGGTGCCGGGCGCGTGGTGCCCGGTGTCGACGACGACCTGTGCCTTGGGGCCGAGCTTGAGGCAGTGCGCGTACGCGGTGCCCCAGTCCGGCACGTCCGTCGCGTAGAAGGCGGGCTCGAAGAACTTGTACTCCAGGAGCATCCGCTGGTCGTCCCCGAGCCGCTCGTAGACCTGGGCGAGGCTCTCGGCCAGCCGGTCCTGGCGCTCGCGGATGTCGTCCTGGCCGGGATAGTTCGTGCCGTCGGCGAACCAGAGCTTCAGGTCCTTCGAACCCGTCGCGTCCATGATGTCGACGCACTCGAGCAGGTGGTCGAGAGCCTTGCGCCGCACCGTCGCGTCCGGGTGGCAGACGCTGCCCAGCTTGTAGTCGTCGTCCTGGAAGGTGTTGGAGTTGATCGTGCCCAGCCGCAGGCCGCGCTCCTCGGCGTACTTGGCCAGGGCCGCGTAGTCGTCGACCTTGTCCCAGGGGATGTGCAGCGCGACGGACGGCGCGGCACCGGTGTGGGCGTGCACCTGGGCGGCGTCGTCCAGTTTCTCCCGCGGACTGCGCGGCACGCCGGGCTGGGCGAACACCTTGAAGCGGGTTCCCGAGTTCCCGTACGCCCACGACGGCGTCTCTACTGCCTGGGTCTTGAGTGCGGCCTTCACCGCGGCGAGCTCGGTCACTTCGGGGCTCCTGTGACTTCGGGTGTGACGTCGGGTCTGAGCGACGGCGACTTCGGTCCGGACGGCTTCGATCTGAACAGGGGTGGTCTGAAACGATTCAGAACGCTGAAGCTATGAGCACCCCGAAAGGCTGTCAACCCCCTCGGCAAAGACCGCTCTCCGTGACTCGGTTGTGACCTTTGGCTATCGAGAATTTCGACCCGAACCCATTGACGTGACCTGGGCTACATGCCTAACGTCCCGGCAACCTAGTTGAAACCTTTCACGACGTCGTGAGGCCTCTCCGCCCGCGTCGTTGAGGAGCTCCCATGACCCACCGGTCCGACGCGGGTCCGGCCCCCGTACTGGCGCTGGAGGACATCTCCAAGTCCTTCGGCGCGGTGCGCGCCCTGCGGGACGTGTCCCTGGAACTGTTCCCCGGCGAAGTGCACGCACTCGCCGGTGAGAACGGCGCGGGCAAGTCGACCCTCATCAAGACGCTCGCCGGCGTGCACCGACCGGACGCCGGCCGGGTGCTGCTGGACGGCGAGCCCACTGTCTTCCACGGTCCCGCCGACGCCCGCGACGCGGGTATCGCGGTGATCTACCAGGAGCCCACGCTCTTCCCCGACCTGTCGATAGCCGAGAACATCTTCATGGGCCGCCAGCCCCGTCGTGCGCTCGGCCGCATCGATCACAAGGCCACCCACGCGGCGACCGCCGGTCTGATGAAGCGCCTCGGCGTCGAGCTCGACCCCGAGCGCCCGGCGCGTGGACT
This window encodes:
- a CDS encoding ABC transporter ATP-binding protein, with the protein product MIRFEQVTKRYPDGTTAVDGLSFEVAEGELVTLVGPSGCGKTTTMMMVNRLIEPTSGRILVNGEDVATVDPVRLRRRIGYVIQQVGLFPHRTVLDNTATVPTLVGWKRAKARARAAELLDLVGLDPKTYGSRYPDQLSGGQRQRVGVARALAADPPVLLMDEPFGAVDPVVREQLQDEFLRMQESVRKTVLFVTHDIEEAVRLGDRIAVYGQGRVEQFDTPGAVLGTPATEYVAEFVGADRGLKRLSVTEIQHDDLEQPPVASMDESAGPAAERLRAGSARWAVVLDAEGDLHGWVGVDELTGGGSVGDHVHRMDSWVPVGAPLKQAFGVMLQHDAGWVAVLEGARFLGVLTPAKLHEALRRSVDADARGVARGQVAFDSVTKA
- a CDS encoding lactate utilization protein C — protein: MSSRELILGRVRRALADVPRDDTPYEQAVPRGYLREHGDRSVAETVDLLAENLADYRAIVHRCAAGELAATVAGLLAAHGSASVVVPAGLDETWLAATEVTRVPDRAEDTSAELDRVDSVVTGCAVAIAETGTLVLDGGPDQGRRRITLVPDHHICVVRVPGQVVSSVPQALERLDPARPLTWISGPSATSDIELDRVEGVHGPRTLEVVLVSGG
- a CDS encoding LutB/LldF family L-lactate oxidation iron-sulfur protein, with product MSGTFVGMPAFPEAAHEAVNNPTLRANLRHATHTIRAKRAVAVSELDDWAALREAGKQIKDHTLRHLDRYLVQLEESVTAAGGVVHWAADADEANRIVVELVRATGESEVVKVKSMATQEIGLNEALEAAGIRAYETDLAELIVQLGKDRPSHILVPAIHRNRGEIRDIFAREMSEWGRPAPEGLTDTPAELAEAARLHLREKFLRAKVGVSGANFMVAETGTMMVVESEGNGRMCLTLPETLISVVGIEKTVPTWQDLEVFLQTLPRSSTAERMNPYTSMWTGTTDSDTADGPRTFHLVLIDNGRTDTLADEVGRQALRCIRCSACLNVCPVYERAGGHAYGSVYPGPIGAILSPQLRGTESEIDASLPYASSLCGACYDVCPVAIDIPEVLVHLRERIAEGGQVTRKGNKVVLKPAKGHAAERAAMRAARWAFGHPGALRTGQRLASRTRRFHPRTLPGPGRAWSDTRDLPAVPAEPFRDWWQRTRGGKDVPK
- a CDS encoding (Fe-S)-binding protein is translated as MRVALFLTCVNDTLYPDTGRAVVKLLTRLGVEVDFPMAQTCCGQAHYNTGYRHQAEPLARHFSDVFAEYEAIVTPSGSCGAMVRELYPRMGERARAEGRGDTLAATLAPVVPKTYELTEFLVDVLGVTDVGAYYPHTVTYHPTCHGLRSLGLGDRPRRLLQAVRGLELRELPGADECCGFGGTFAVKNPDVSAAMGADKVRNAEATGADVLCAADNSCLMHIGGTMTRLSTDMRPVHIAEILASTEGEPSA
- a CDS encoding rhamnulokinase family protein; this translates as MNGHHKTFAAVDLGASSGRVMVGRVGPETLDLTEAHRFPNRPVRVPEGLRWDVLALYAGVLDGLRAAGQVDSVGIDSWAVDYGLLDADGTLLGNPVHYRDTRTEGVAEQVWATVPAAELYAATGLQYAPFNTLYQLTAALSTAQLAHAERLLLIPDLLAYWLTGEAGTELTNASTTQLIDPRTRGWANDLAGRLGIDLKLFAPLRRPGDPAGLLTPRVLEETGLTGPVPVTTVASHDTASAVAAVPAVGERFAYICTGTWSLAGLELAAPVLTEASRAANFTNELGVDGTVRYLRNIMGLWLLQECLREWDHPDLGELLRAAAEVPALRSVVDAGDAAFLAPGRMPARIADACRASGQPVPGSRAETTRCILDSLALAHRRAVAEAQELADHPVDVVHIVGGGTRNELLCQLTADACGLPVVAGPAEAAALGNVLVQARAQGLVGDRTSMRGLLARTQPLRRYEPRGDAAVWRAAQDRLVRP
- a CDS encoding bifunctional aldolase/short-chain dehydrogenase yields the protein MAPHPEAAALLARSHRLGADPRNTNYAGGNTSAKGTDTDPVTGGDVELMWVKGSGGDLGTLTGSGLAVLRLDRLRAMTEVYPGVEREDEMVAAFDYCLHGKGGAAPSIDTAMHGLVDAAHVDHLHPDSGIALACAADGEKLTAECFGDTVVWVPWRRPGFQLGLDIAAVKEANPRAIGCVLGGHGITAWGDTADDCERNSLHIIRTAEAFLAERGRPEPFGPAVEGYTALPVTERRARAAALAPYVRALASQDRAQVGHFTDSDVVLDFLERAEHPRLAALGTSCPDHFLRTKVRPLVLDLPPTVEPAEAIARLKELHAEYREEYAAYYARHADADSPAMRGADPAIVLIPGVGMFSFGKDKQTARVAGEFYVNAINVMRGAEAVSTYAPIEESEKFRIEYWSLEEAKLQRLPRPKPLATRVALVTGAGSGIGKAIAERLVAEGACVVVADLNAANAAEVATALGGPDRAVAVTVDVTSEEQIAEAFRAAVLAFGGVDLVVNNAGISISKPLLETTAKDWDLQHDIMARGSFLVSREAARVMIRQELGGDIVYIASKNSVFAGPNNIAYSATKADQAHQVRLLAAELGEHGIRVNGVNPDGVVRGSGIFAGGWGAQRAATYGIEEEKLGEFYAQRTILKREVLPEHVANAVFALTGGDLTHTTGLHVPVDAGVAAAFLR
- the rhaI gene encoding L-rhamnose isomerase, producing the protein MTELAAVKAALKTQAVETPSWAYGNSGTRFKVFAQPGVPRSPREKLDDAAQVHAHTGAAPSVALHIPWDKVDDYAALAKYAEERGLRLGTINSNTFQDDDYKLGSVCHPDATVRRKALDHLLECVDIMDATGSKDLKLWFADGTNYPGQDDIRERQDRLAESLAQVYERLGDDQRMLLEYKFFEPAFYATDVPDWGTAYAHCLKLGPKAQVVVDTGHHAPGTNIEFIVATLLREQKLGGFDFNSRFYADDDLMVGAADPFQLFRIMYEVIRGGGFTPDVAFMLDQCHNIEAKIPAIIRSVMNVQEATAKALLVDRDALAAAQREGDVLAANAVIMDAYNTDVRPLLREVREELGLDGDPVAAYHRSGWAGKIAAERVGGQQAGWGA